A part of Chroicocephalus ridibundus chromosome 5, bChrRid1.1, whole genome shotgun sequence genomic DNA contains:
- the LOC134516584 gene encoding progonadoliberin-2 translates to MAPRVSLLLLALLLLAAAVPRCPGQHWSHGWYPGGKRDLAPPPALQVPSRLWRCSPPPCPPRQPPAPRREEPLLGAALRRR, encoded by the exons atGGCACCCCgcgtgtccctgctgctgctggcgctgctgctgctggccgccgccgtgccccgctgccccggccagCACTGGTCCCATGGCTGGTACCCGGGGGGCAAGCGGGAcctcgccccgcccccggccctgcaG GTCCCGTCCCGGCTCTGGCGCTGCAGCccgcccccgtgccccccccggcagccgccggccccgcggcgggaggaGCCGCTGCTG GGGGCTGCGCTGCGCCGCCGCTGA